The Silene latifolia isolate original U9 population chromosome X, ASM4854445v1, whole genome shotgun sequence genome contains the following window.
TTACAGacaattttattccgggaccctgtaatctcgaaaaccgtttattatacactttaatttgagccgttcgggtggtcgtacaGGACTACGTTTCTTTTTCCCCcggttttctaccacgtgtccgaggGTCATTTTataagttaacctattcgatttcagccaaaAATATCAagtattaatctatttttcacgattatctaaggttcgaagaatgctggtttattgcataccgacacccccaaatgtcgttcgttgctcctcaaattttgtatGGTCGCTTTACCTGATTTGAAGAACCTTATGTGTGATTTACAGacaatttttttccgggaccctgtaatctcgaaaaccatgtattatatacacttcagtttaagccgttcgggaggtcgtacaggaccatgtttcttttttttctccGTTTTTCTACCACGTATCTGAAGGTCATTTCATAatttaacctattctatttcagcAGAAAAAACGagtattaatctatttttcacgattatccgaattTAAGGAAAGTTGGTTTATTGCATACCGACACCCCAAAAATGTCGTCTGGTGCTCCTCAAGTTTTATGTGGTCGCTTTACCTCATCCGAGGATCCTTATGTGTGATGTAAAGACAATTTTGTTTCGGAACCCTCTAATCTCGAAAACCatatattatacactttaatttgacccgttcgggaggtcgtacaggaccacGTTTCTTTGTCTCtcggtttttctaccacgtgtccgaggGTCATTTCATAAGTTAACTTATTTGATTTCAGCCGAAAATAtcaagtattaatccatttttcaagcTCACAAGCTCACAATAATAGCCTCCAACATTTTAACCATCCCAAGTCTCAAAACTCAAAAGTCACATGTTACAATGTAAGGATcctcttcccttcttaaaaaaaATCGAGGTTCATTAATTCTCAATAATTCGGATTAATTACGACTcctttctcattctttgtgttcTTTATCCCTCTTTAATCCAATTTTAACCAAAAAGTGAATATTCCGAATATATTAAATAGACGTACCGATCACTACTCCCTACAGAGTACAGAGGATTTAATGAAACATTCAGAAAATCTCCATTTTGTGATTTTGTCTGTACTCTGTATCAATACTCTTTCCAAAGGTATGTTCTTCCTCTTTACAAAGTTCATGCAATTTTACTTCCACACTTAAGTTGTTAAATTTGTAGGAATATTAGCTTAAGGAGACAACTTAAGCATGAAGACCAAATCAACTCCTTCATTCTTCAAATTATATCTCCCTGAGCACAACTCTAACCAGCTGGTATGTTCCGTCTCCATCATTTGTTTACCATTTATATTGTTCCAACTTCCAAGGTTGGACGTAAGGAGTCGTATGAGAATATTGTAACATTAGTGACTATTTTACATTTTTGTGGGATCCCTTTACTGTCTATTGTAAAATCGTCTCATACGAACTATATCGAAGATACTCCCATTTTTCGGAAATGTCTCATTTGCTTTGGTATGTATGTATGCAATGGCATACCCAAGATTTGTAATTAAGAAGAGCGAAAAATTTCAGCACCAGAATCAGTAATGCTAAAGTAATGCTAAAATTTCCCTTTACTGTCTAATCTCTAGTACTAGTATTTACAGTATGTTAATTAGACCGAGTTGTATAATTCCTTGGAGGAAAGGCGATTATGGGAGTCGGAATTGCATCAATTGACTACTATTGTTActtttaactaaaataaaatcTCGTGTGCTGAATCTCGTTCAAAATTCCTCAAAAAATGCGTTTCATCACGAAGTACTATTATTCCACTTGTGTTATTCCTATTATTAATATCGTGACGAAAAAagaatttattaaaataatttgtGGTAGTtcaaatattttcataaaaaacgcACTTCATGAAATTATtcaattctcttgattaattttaagattaatttttgttttttaaaattCATGAGATGTAAGTATAAAATCTATAAGCATTATAGTAAAAATTAAAAGGTCTAATATActgcgcatttgcgcgggatctacactcgTTATTGTTTAAAGAGACTGTGAGAGGAAATTCAACAAAAAAAGTCAGAAaacattcaacaaaaaagtcaGAAGTACAGAGTAGTACAGAGGAGTAAGTGAAAACATTCAGAAAATCTCCATTTTGTGATCTTGTCATTATTACTACACTTTATTCCAAAGGTATGTTCTTCCTCTTTCTTCTTTAATTTCTCTTAAACAAAGTTGATGCATCTGTAGGAGACAAGTTAAGTTAAGCATGGTGGTCAAACCAACTCCTTCATTCTTCAAATTATACCTCCCTGAGCACAACTCTAACAAGCTGGTATGTTCCGtcttgatcatttgtttacctttcataTATTGTTCCTGGTGGGACGTAAGGGAGTACTATGACTGCATGAGTATACTTAAGACGGTTTTAAGCGAAACCCGCTCCTTTTCTTTCTATTTTGAAATTGAGATGTCTCATTTGCTTTAATCGCTTTGAACATGTTCATAATACAGCTGATACCGCCACCATTTATCAAATATTTCAATGGGGACATTCCAAAGAAGGTCAAATTGCGGAATTTGCAAGGGAAACTATGGAAAGTTAAACTCGAAGTTGTTCAAGATGGCCGCGTATACATAGCAAAAGGCTGGAATGAATACGTGAGAAATCATTCGTTGGTCCGAGGAGACTTCTTAGTGTTTAAGCCGCTTAATAAGTCTGACTTCCACGTTAAGGTCTTCGGCATTGATGGGGTTATCAAGGAAGAACCTGTAGACACAGGTATACTACTTGTTTGAGGCCTATTCATTAGCTAAGCGTTTATAAATTTCGATACAACTTATTACGGATTTGGTAGGTCTGGCTACGGAAGCTGCTGCGGACTTAGGAAAAGATGATGTTTCGCAAATCTTGCAGTTCAGTAAGATTTACAAGCCTTATAATAAATT
Protein-coding sequences here:
- the LOC141622229 gene encoding B3 domain-containing protein REM5-like; translation: MVVKPTPSFFKLYLPEHNSNKLLIPPPFIKYFNGDIPKKVKLRNLQGKLWKVKLEVVQDGRVYIAKGWNEYVRNHSLVRGDFLVFKPLNKSDFHVKVFGIDGVIKEEPVDTGLATEAAADLGKDDVSQILQFSKIYKPYNKFYVDFPKAVIKACDQHGLPQEVTLREEKGCVVESVLRKITDRFRLGGQGFNELCKKTEVKIGDKLDFEVILREGRKIKEIRLKITHKSKKAN